A genomic window from Nicotiana sylvestris chromosome 11, ASM39365v2, whole genome shotgun sequence includes:
- the LOC138881078 gene encoding uncharacterized protein codes for MDIKELLVIGDSDLWIHQLQGEWTIKNVKILQYLHCMKKLCKQFTKMEFKHIPRIHNEFFDAPATLSSMIQHPDKNYIDPIKIELRDQHFHVDEESDGKPWYYDIKRFLETREYPKNATNGQKRALKRLANHFFLNREVLYMRTTYLDLLRCVDAVKATKFLEEVHAVTCGPHMNGFTLA; via the coding sequence ATGGATATCAAGGAGCTTCTGGTCATAGGAGATTCTGATCTATGGATACATCAACTTCAAGGAGAATGGACTATCAAGAATGTCAAGATCCTTCAGTACCTGCATTGCATGAAGAAGTTGTGTAAGCAGTTCACCAAGATGGAATTCAAACACATTCCCAGGATCCACAATGAATTTTTCGATGCTCCCGCAACCTTGTCATCAATGAtccaacatccagataagaattacattgatccTATTAAGATAGAGCTTCGGGATCAGCATTTCCATGTAGATGAAGAGTCGGACGGTAAGCCGTGGTACTACGACATCAAAAGGTTTCTGGAAACAAGAGAGTACCCAAAGAATGCCACCAATGGTCAGAAGCGAGCCCTTAAAAGGCTAGCAAATCACTTTTTCCTTAACAGGGAAGTCCTGTATATGAGGACCACATACTTGGATCTATTAAGATGTGTAGACGCTGTTAAAGCAACCAAATTTCTTGAAGAAGTACATGCAGTGAcatgtggacctcacatgaatggcTTCACCTTAGCCTAA